The Cucumis melo cultivar AY chromosome 6, USDA_Cmelo_AY_1.0, whole genome shotgun sequence genome includes a region encoding these proteins:
- the LOC103483715 gene encoding heat shock 70 kDa protein 8 isoform X2: MAEPIYTVASDSETTGEDRTTSTFPEIAVGIDIGTSQCSIAVWNGSLVELLKNTRDQKIMRSYVTFKDDTPSGGVSNELSHEYDMLSGAAIFNMKRLIGRVDTDPVVHACKSLPFLVQTLDIGVRPFVAALVNNVWRSTTPEEVLAIFMVELKMMAEYQLKRPIRNVVLTIPVSFSRFQLTRVERACAMAGFQVRLMPEPTAVALLYAQQQQQAAHDSMGSGSEKIALIFNMGAGYCDAAVSAIGGGVSQIRALAGSPIGGEDLLQNTMKYLLPNSESIFSHRGIDEIRRMGLLRVATQDAIHKLSFQSSVEINVSLGNGSKLCKVLSREEFEMVNSKVFEKCENLVKQCLHDARVGIEDLSDVVVVGGCSYIPKIRKLLMEISKKKALYEGIDPLEAAVSGAALEGAIASGIGDPFGSLDLLSIQATPLAIGIRADGNSFIPIIPKNTTMPARKELVFTTVQDNQSEALIVVYEGEETRAEENHLLGYFKIIGIPPAPKGVPEITICMDIDSSNMLRVLAGAALPGAQHPATPYMEVKMPTVDDGHGWCAEALHGKYGATMELVTLRKKS, translated from the coding sequence ATGGCTGAACCAATATACACAGTAGCTTCTGATAGTGAAACTACTGGGGAAGATAGAACAACATCAACTTTTCCAGAAATTGCAGTTGGAATTGATATTGGCACTTCACAGTGTAGTATTGCAGTCTGGAATGGATCTCTGGTAGAGCTTCTTAAGAACACAAGAGATCAGAAAATTATGAGATCATATGTCACCTTCAAGGATGACACTCCTTCTGGGGGAGTTAGCAATGAGCTAAGCCATGAGTATGACATGCTCTCTGGTGCTGCAATTTTCAATATGAAACGCTTGATTGGAAGAGTTGACACTGATCCAGTTGTTCATGCATGCAAGAGCCTTCCTTTTCTAGTGCAAACTTTGGACATTGGTGTTCGTCCATTTGTTGCAGCTTTGGTGAATAATGTATGGAGATCTACAACTCCTGAAGAAGTTTTGGCAATCTTCATGGTTGAACTGAAAATGATGGCTGAATATCAACTGAAACGACCAATTAGAAATGTTGTTTTGACAATTCCAGTTTCATTCAGCCGATTCCAGCTTACTCGTGTGGAACGAGCTTGTGCAATGGCTGGATTTCAAGTTAGATTAATGCCTGAACCAACAGCAGTAGCTTTATTATATGCTCAACAACAACAGCAGGCTGCGCATGACAGCATGGGCAGTGGAAGTGAAAAAATTGCTCTTATTTTCAACATGGGAGCTGGATATTGTGATGCTGCTGTGTCAGCCATAGGAGGAGGGGTGTCACAGATCAGAGCCCTGGCTGGCAGTCCTATAGGAGGCGAAGATCTACTTCAAAACACCATGAAGTATCTTTTGCCAAATTCGGAATCTATATTCTCACATCGTGGAATTGATGAGATCAGAAGGATGGGCTTGCTCCGAGTTGCAACTCAAGATGCTATCCACAAGCTCTCGTTCCAGTCTAGTGTTGAAATCAATGTCAGCTTGGGAAATGGGTCGAAGTTATGCAAGGTTCTAAGCCGAGAGGAGTTTGAGATGGTGAACAGCAAGGTGTTCGAGAAATGTGAGAACCTTGTTAAGCAATGTTTACATGATGCACGAGTCGGGATCGAAGATTTGAGTGATGTAGTAGTGGTTGGCGGATGTTCATACATACCAAAGATCAGAAAGCTTCTGATGGAAATAAGTAAAAAGAAGGCACTTTATGAAGGAATAGATCCTTTAGAAGCTGCAGTTTCTGGTGCAGCTTTAGAAGGTGCAATAGCATCAGGCATTGGCGATCCATTTGGCAGTCTAGATCTTCTTAGCATCCAAGCAACGCCTCTTGCCATTGGAATTCGAGCTGATGGAAACAGTTTCATTCCAATTATCCCCAAGAACACCACAATGCCAGCACGCAAGGAGTTAGTTTTCACAACAGTTCAAGACAATCAAAGTGAGGCCCTAATTGTTGTCTATGAAGGTGAAGAGACAAGAGCAGAGGAAAACCACCTGCTTGGCTATTTCAAAATCATTGGAATTCCACCAGCACCCAAAGGAGTCCCTGAAATCACTATTTGTATGGACATTGACTCTTCAAATATGCTCAGAGTTCTAGCTGGGGCAGCACTCCCAGGTGCTCAACACCCTGCAACTCCTTACATGGAAGTCAAGATGCCGACCGTGGATGATGGACATGGCTGGTGTGCAGAAGCTCTGCATGGAAAATATGGTGCGACCATGGAATTGGTTACATTGCGGAAGAAAAGCTAG
- the LOC103484184 gene encoding uncharacterized protein LOC103484184: protein MGKNDQQPVQSVLHLLRKQSPLSLKQEKFCNTACVERFLKAKGDNVKKAVKSLRACLSWRDTIGIDHLIADEFSTELADGVAYVAGHDEESRPVVIFRFKQDYHKFHSQKLFTRLVVFTLEVAIGTMPKNVDQMIILFDASFFRSGSAFMNLLVGMLKMVAEFYPQQLHSAFVIDPPSLFSYLWKGVRPFVELSTVTMVISSLDFEDSLEFNDFAAYPRASSLRFDQSSIQSTGKIGSSASSRFSFTVSHHFDSLKPWYLSLTDTSASKVGPTSPSPLGPALISPLNARSLSFASPAARMPRGEINDGSSFSSRLTRKSLFPSTPLPPKSAAMDGGGKKGKIKNPPRTPRPSFLQSPAVFFRRECHVSRTERNREAFRSVLKFYRRPYDEMVYRSKMRPPLGGLISIVTPHLRRRHVSMSQRF, encoded by the exons ATGGGGAAAAATGATCAACAACCAGTTCAATctgttcttcatcttcttcgtaAACAATCCCCACTTTCCCTCAAACAG gagAAATTTTGTAATACGGCTTGTGTTGAGCGGTTTCTGAAGGCTAAAGGAGATAATGTGAAGAAAGCTGTTAAGAGCTTGAGAGCTTGTCTTTCTTGGAGAGATACCATTGGCATTG ACCATCTCATCGCCGATGAATTCTCCACTGAGCTGGCCGATGGGGTCGCCTATGTCGCTGGTCACGACGAAGAATCTCGCCCCGTCGTG ATTTTCCGGTTTAAGCAGGATTATCACAAGTTCCATTCCCAAAAACT gTTTACTCGTTTGGTAGTGTTCACGCTAGAAGTAGCCATTGGGACCATGCCAAAAAACGTGGACCAAATGATCATACTTTTTGACGCAA GCTTTTTCAGGTCAGGATCGGCTTTTATGAATTTATTAGTGGGAATGCTGAAAATGGTGGCTGAATTTTATCCTCAACAACTTCATTCTGCTTTTGTTATTGATCCTCCTTCTTTATTCTCATATCTTTGGAAG GGTGTTCGACCGTTCGTCGAATTATCAACGGTGACGATGGTAATTTCATCTCTAGACTTTGAGGATTCATTAGAGTTCAACGACTTTGCTGCCTATCCGCGAGCCTCGTCCCTCCGATTCGATCAATCATCAATACAATCAACGGGAAAGATCGGCTCATCCGCATCCTCACGCTTCTCCTTCACCGTATCCCATCATTTCGACTCACTGAAGCCATGGTACCTCAGTCTAACAGACACGTCAGCGTCCAAAGTAGGACCCACCAGTCCTTCACCACTGGGTCCCGCGCTGATCTCCCCACTCAACGCCCGTTCCCTGTCGTTCGCATCACCGGCTGCCAGGATGCCACGTGGTGAAATCAACGACGGAAGTAGTTTCAGCTCGAGACTGACACGAAAAAGCCTGTTCCCGTCAACACCGCTGCCGCCGAAAAGCGCTGCCATGGACGGTGGTGGTAAAAAGGGTAAAATCAAAAACCCCCCAAGGACCCCACGGCCGTCGTTCCTCCAATCGCCGGCGGTTTTCTTCCGAAGAGAGTGCCACGTCAGTAGAACGGAAAGAAACCGGGAAGCTTTCCGGTCTGTTTTGAAATTCTACAGAAGACCGTACGATGAAATGGTCTATAGGTCAAAGATGAGGCCCCCACTTGGTGGATTGATCTCCATTGTCACACCACATCTTAGACGTCGACACGTGTCAATGTCTCAACGGTTCTGA
- the LOC103483715 gene encoding heat shock 70 kDa protein 8 isoform X1: MQIMAEPIYTVASDSETTGEDRTTSTFPEIAVGIDIGTSQCSIAVWNGSLVELLKNTRDQKIMRSYVTFKDDTPSGGVSNELSHEYDMLSGAAIFNMKRLIGRVDTDPVVHACKSLPFLVQTLDIGVRPFVAALVNNVWRSTTPEEVLAIFMVELKMMAEYQLKRPIRNVVLTIPVSFSRFQLTRVERACAMAGFQVRLMPEPTAVALLYAQQQQQAAHDSMGSGSEKIALIFNMGAGYCDAAVSAIGGGVSQIRALAGSPIGGEDLLQNTMKYLLPNSESIFSHRGIDEIRRMGLLRVATQDAIHKLSFQSSVEINVSLGNGSKLCKVLSREEFEMVNSKVFEKCENLVKQCLHDARVGIEDLSDVVVVGGCSYIPKIRKLLMEISKKKALYEGIDPLEAAVSGAALEGAIASGIGDPFGSLDLLSIQATPLAIGIRADGNSFIPIIPKNTTMPARKELVFTTVQDNQSEALIVVYEGEETRAEENHLLGYFKIIGIPPAPKGVPEITICMDIDSSNMLRVLAGAALPGAQHPATPYMEVKMPTVDDGHGWCAEALHGKYGATMELVTLRKKS; this comes from the coding sequence ATGCAGATTATGGCTGAACCAATATACACAGTAGCTTCTGATAGTGAAACTACTGGGGAAGATAGAACAACATCAACTTTTCCAGAAATTGCAGTTGGAATTGATATTGGCACTTCACAGTGTAGTATTGCAGTCTGGAATGGATCTCTGGTAGAGCTTCTTAAGAACACAAGAGATCAGAAAATTATGAGATCATATGTCACCTTCAAGGATGACACTCCTTCTGGGGGAGTTAGCAATGAGCTAAGCCATGAGTATGACATGCTCTCTGGTGCTGCAATTTTCAATATGAAACGCTTGATTGGAAGAGTTGACACTGATCCAGTTGTTCATGCATGCAAGAGCCTTCCTTTTCTAGTGCAAACTTTGGACATTGGTGTTCGTCCATTTGTTGCAGCTTTGGTGAATAATGTATGGAGATCTACAACTCCTGAAGAAGTTTTGGCAATCTTCATGGTTGAACTGAAAATGATGGCTGAATATCAACTGAAACGACCAATTAGAAATGTTGTTTTGACAATTCCAGTTTCATTCAGCCGATTCCAGCTTACTCGTGTGGAACGAGCTTGTGCAATGGCTGGATTTCAAGTTAGATTAATGCCTGAACCAACAGCAGTAGCTTTATTATATGCTCAACAACAACAGCAGGCTGCGCATGACAGCATGGGCAGTGGAAGTGAAAAAATTGCTCTTATTTTCAACATGGGAGCTGGATATTGTGATGCTGCTGTGTCAGCCATAGGAGGAGGGGTGTCACAGATCAGAGCCCTGGCTGGCAGTCCTATAGGAGGCGAAGATCTACTTCAAAACACCATGAAGTATCTTTTGCCAAATTCGGAATCTATATTCTCACATCGTGGAATTGATGAGATCAGAAGGATGGGCTTGCTCCGAGTTGCAACTCAAGATGCTATCCACAAGCTCTCGTTCCAGTCTAGTGTTGAAATCAATGTCAGCTTGGGAAATGGGTCGAAGTTATGCAAGGTTCTAAGCCGAGAGGAGTTTGAGATGGTGAACAGCAAGGTGTTCGAGAAATGTGAGAACCTTGTTAAGCAATGTTTACATGATGCACGAGTCGGGATCGAAGATTTGAGTGATGTAGTAGTGGTTGGCGGATGTTCATACATACCAAAGATCAGAAAGCTTCTGATGGAAATAAGTAAAAAGAAGGCACTTTATGAAGGAATAGATCCTTTAGAAGCTGCAGTTTCTGGTGCAGCTTTAGAAGGTGCAATAGCATCAGGCATTGGCGATCCATTTGGCAGTCTAGATCTTCTTAGCATCCAAGCAACGCCTCTTGCCATTGGAATTCGAGCTGATGGAAACAGTTTCATTCCAATTATCCCCAAGAACACCACAATGCCAGCACGCAAGGAGTTAGTTTTCACAACAGTTCAAGACAATCAAAGTGAGGCCCTAATTGTTGTCTATGAAGGTGAAGAGACAAGAGCAGAGGAAAACCACCTGCTTGGCTATTTCAAAATCATTGGAATTCCACCAGCACCCAAAGGAGTCCCTGAAATCACTATTTGTATGGACATTGACTCTTCAAATATGCTCAGAGTTCTAGCTGGGGCAGCACTCCCAGGTGCTCAACACCCTGCAACTCCTTACATGGAAGTCAAGATGCCGACCGTGGATGATGGACATGGCTGGTGTGCAGAAGCTCTGCATGGAAAATATGGTGCGACCATGGAATTGGTTACATTGCGGAAGAAAAGCTAG